One region of Phaeobacter inhibens DSM 16374 genomic DNA includes:
- a CDS encoding SAM-dependent methyltransferase, with protein sequence MIFLTKRVKHDFLDSCARIRNGSLRLHTPEGDVHDFGAGAPHAEIQLHDWSAITAMAARGDIGLGEAYVSGLWDTPSIEDVIKVALLNLDHLTDYAYPSFWAGLKYRMVDRMLRANSVKGASRNIKAHYDVGNEFYQLWLDESMTYSSALFAPGDNDLARAQTRKYDRVLSRLSAGDRVLEVGCGWGGFADRAAEQGRHVTGLTISPSQFGYADARLDGRADIRLCDYRKSEGKFDNIVSIEMVEAVGERYWPSYFATLKNRLADDGRAVVQAITVQDSYFDIYRQSSDYIRQYTFPGGMLLSDAVISHQARTAGLKVTDNFAFGQDYARTCREWAARLAAMTAKIQALGYGDAFLRNWRYYLETCAASFEVGQTDVVQVELAHA encoded by the coding sequence ATGATTTTTCTTACCAAACGTGTGAAACACGACTTTCTCGACAGCTGCGCCCGCATCCGCAACGGCAGCCTTCGCCTGCATACGCCCGAAGGGGATGTGCATGATTTCGGCGCCGGTGCCCCGCATGCAGAAATTCAGCTGCACGACTGGAGCGCGATCACCGCAATGGCTGCCCGCGGGGATATCGGCCTCGGCGAGGCCTATGTTTCTGGGCTCTGGGATACGCCCAGCATCGAAGACGTGATTAAGGTGGCGTTGCTGAACCTCGATCATCTCACTGATTATGCCTACCCCAGCTTCTGGGCGGGCCTAAAATACCGGATGGTGGACCGGATGCTGCGCGCCAATTCGGTCAAGGGCGCGTCGCGCAACATCAAGGCACATTATGATGTCGGCAATGAATTCTACCAGCTGTGGCTGGACGAAAGCATGACCTATTCATCGGCGCTGTTTGCCCCCGGCGACAATGATCTGGCCCGCGCCCAGACCCGCAAATATGATCGGGTCCTCAGTCGTCTGAGCGCTGGCGACCGGGTGTTGGAGGTTGGCTGCGGCTGGGGTGGATTCGCCGATCGCGCAGCTGAACAGGGCCGCCATGTCACCGGCCTGACGATCTCTCCCAGCCAGTTCGGCTATGCTGATGCACGGCTGGACGGACGGGCCGACATCCGGCTCTGCGACTATCGCAAATCGGAAGGCAAATTCGACAATATCGTCTCAATCGAAATGGTCGAAGCCGTGGGCGAGCGGTACTGGCCCAGCTATTTTGCAACCCTGAAAAACCGCCTCGCGGATGATGGACGTGCCGTGGTGCAGGCGATCACGGTGCAGGACAGCTATTTCGATATCTATCGGCAATCCTCGGACTATATTCGCCAATACACCTTCCCCGGTGGCATGTTGCTGTCCGACGCGGTTATTTCACATCAGGCGCGCACCGCCGGGCTGAAAGTCACGGATAACTTTGCCTTCGGTCAGGATTACGCCCGCACCTGCCGCGAGTGGGCAGCGCGGCTTGCAGCAATGACGGCAAAAATCCAGGCACTGGGCTATGGCGACGCCTTCCTGCGCAACTGGCGGTATTATCTGGAAACCTGTGCCGCCTCC